In Populus alba chromosome 9, ASM523922v2, whole genome shotgun sequence, a genomic segment contains:
- the LOC118058843 gene encoding uncharacterized protein, translating to MEFDEYDYLEKTVENPEPPKVRETANGEGDIVKSREKDRLRSSKRRSDDKDDGDDERRRSKQSRSGDENRDRERSKERGLSHHRSQSRDGERDWHRSSREHRDRDRGKDRDREERNGKERDRDRDRREHDRDGEREREREKEKERERLRRSRSRSERHRSDQDEKDREKSRDRELREKEREKEMESRERDRESRRYKERKEEATEPEADPERDQRTVFAYQICLKADERDVYEFFSRAGKVRDVRLIMDRNSRRSKGVGYIEFYDAMSVPMAIALSGQPLLGQPVMVKPSEAEKNLVQSTTAVASGGLIGPYTGGARRLYIGNLHFNITEDQLRQVFEPFGAVELVQLPHDESGHCKGFGFVQFARLEDARNALNLNGQVEIAGRPIKVSAVTDQVGAQDGGTNVGDFDDDDGGGLALNARSRALLMQKLDRTGTASSITGSLGTPTLPTAPILGAAPAVSPAIAPLLSGSVLAIPGLPIAGLQLPATTIPTVETIGVPSDCILLKNMFDPKTETEPDFDLDIKEDVQEECSRFGNVKHIHVDKNSAGFVYMRFENMQGAVNAQRALHGRWFAGKMITATFMVPQTYEAKFPDSR from the exons ATGGAGTTTGATGAATATGACTACTTAGAGAAAACAGTTGAAAATCCGGAACCACCAAAGGTGAGAGAAACTGCTAATGGTGAGGGTGATATTGTGAAATCCAGGGAAAAGGATCGACTGCGGAGTTCAAAGCGTAGGAGTGATGAtaaggatgatggtgatgatgaacGAAGACGTTCGAAGCAATCTAGATCTGGAGATGAGAATAGGGACCGTGAACGGAGTAAAGAAAGGGGTTTGTCCCATCATCGGTCACAATCTAGAGATGGAGAGAGGGATTGGCACAGGAGTAGCAGGGAACATAGGGATAGGGACAGAGGTAAGGATAGAGACAGGGAAGAGAGAAATGGGAAAGAAAGGGATCGTGATCGAGATAGGAGGGAACATGACCGTGATGGTgaaagggagagggagagagagaaggagaaggaaagaGAGCGGTTGCGTCGAAGCAGGAGTAGATCAGAAAGGCATAGAAGTGATCAGGATGAAAAGGATAGAGAGAAGAGCCGGGACAGGGAGCttagagaaaaggaaagagaaaaggagatggAGTCAAGGGAACGGGACAGAGAAAGCAG AAGATATaaagaaaggaaggaagaagCGACAGAGCCTGAGGCTGATCCTGAAAGAGACCAGAGGACAGTATTTGCCTATCAG ATATGTTTGAAGGCGGATGAAAGAGATGTCTATGAATTTTTCTCAAGGGCTGGCAAG GTGCGAGATGTACGACTCATCATGGATCGCAATTCAAGACGATCAAAAGGAGTTGG ctATATCGAGTTCTATGATGCGATGTCCGTGCCTATGGCGATAGCACTCTCTGGACAGCCCCTTCTTGGTCAACCAGTGATGGTGAAACCTTCTGAAGCTGAAAAGAATCTTGTTCAGTCAACTACAGCTGTGGCATCGGGTGGGCTTATAGGCCCCTACACAGGAGGGGCTAGAAGGTTGTATATTGGCAATCTGCACTTCAACATAACTGAAGATCAACTTCGTCAG GTGTTTGAGCCATTTGGTGCTGTGGAATTGGTGCAATTGCCTCACGATGAAAGTGGGCATTGCAAAGGTTTCGGTTTTGTCCAG TTTGCACGTCTTGAAGATGCTAGAAATGCACTAAACTTGAATGGACAAGTGGAGATTGCAGGAAGGCCAATCAAG GTGTCAGCTGTTACTGATCAAGTTGGAGCACAAGATGGTGGGACAAATGTtggtgattttgatgatgatgacggTGGTGGCCTG GCGCTGAATGCACGTTCTCGGGCACTTTTGATGCAGAAGTTAGATCGCACTGGCACTGCCTCAAG TATTACTGGTTCACTAGGCACCCCTACTCTACCAACAGCACCTATCCTAGGGGCTGCACCTGCGGTGTCTCCTGCTATTGCTCCTCTTTTATCAGGTTCTGTTCTGGCTATACCTGGACTTCCAATTGCAGGTCTGCAACTTCCTGCTACTACAATTCCAACCGTGGAGACAATTGGAGTTCCAAGTGATTGCATActcttgaaaaacatgtttgatcCAAAAACAGAG ACTGAGCCAGATTTTGATTTGGATATTAAAGAAGATGTTCAAGAGGAATGCTCAAGGTTTGGAAATGTGAAGCATATACATGTCGACAA GAACAGTGCCGGTTTTGTTTACATGCGTTTTGAGAACATGCAAGGTGCTGTCAATGCACAACGAGCTCTCCATGGAAGATGGTTTGCTGGGAAGATGATCACTGCAACATTCATG GTTCCCCAGACCTACGAGGCCAAGTTTCCTGACAGCAGATAG
- the LOC118058845 gene encoding probable protein phosphatase 2C 64 isoform X1: MLSGLMNFLRACFRPRPDRYIHTNSDTGGRQDGLLWYKDHGQHVNGEFSMAVVQANNLLEDQSQLESGSLSLNDSGPYGTFVGVYDGHGGPETSRYVNDHLFQHLKRFTLEQQSMSVEVIRKAFQATEEGFLSLVTKQWPMKPQIAAVGSCCLAGVICNGTLYIASLGDSRAVLGRVVKATGEVLSIQLSAEHNACIESVRQELQALHPDDPHIVVLKHNVWRVKGLIQVSRSIGDVYLKKAEFNREPLYAKFRLREPFKKPILSSEPSISVHQLQPHDQFIIFASDGLWEHLSNQEAVDIVQNHPRNGSAKRLVKAALQEAAKKREMRYSDLKKIDRGVRRHFHDDITVIVVFLDSNFVSRASSVKCSNISVRGAGVSLPPNTLAPCTTPPTEAGSM, from the exons ATGTTATCTGGGTTGATGAACTTTTTGAGGGCCTGCTTCCGGCCGAGGCCTGATCGATATATTCACACAAATTCAGATACTGGTGGTCGCCAAGACGGGCTATTGTGGTATAAAGATCACGGGCAGCACGTAAATGGTGAATTTTCTATGGCAGTGGTGCAGGCCAACAATTTACTTGAGGATCAGAGTCAGCTTGAGTCAGGAAGCTTGAGCCTAAACGACTCTGGCCCGTATGGTACTTTTGTTGGTGTTTACGATGGACATGGAGGGCCTGAGACATCTCGCTATGTCAATGATCACCTCTTCCAGCATCTCAAGA GGTTTACTTTGGAGCAACAATCGATGTCAGTGGAAGTGATAAGGAAGGCATTTCAAGCAACAGAAGAGGGTTTTCTCTCTCTCGTCACCAAACAGTGGCCTATGAAACCACAAATTGCAGCAGTTGGTTCCTGCTGCCTGGCCGGTGTTATCTGTAACGGAACCCTTTACATTGCCAGCCTTGGTGATTCACGTGCTGTTCTGGGTAGAGTCGTGAAGGCAACGGGGGAAGTTCTGTCTATTCAGCTATCTGCTGAGCACAATGCTTGCATAGAGTCTGTGAGACAGGAGCTGCAGGCTTTGCATCCTGATGACCCACATATTGTAgtattaaaacacaatgtatggCGTGTAAAAGGTCTTATACAA GTTTCCAGATCTATTGGTGATGTATATTTGAAGAAGGCCGAATTCAACAGGGAACCTTTATATGCTAAGTTCCGACTCCGAGAACCTTTCAAAAAGCCAATATTGAGCTCAGAACCGTCAATTTCAGTGCACCAGCTGCAGCCTCATgatcaatttattatatttgccTCTGATGGCCTTTGGGAGCACCTAAGCAATCAAGAAGCAGTTGATATAGTTCAAAATCATCCACGCAAT GGAAGTGCAAAGAGGCTGGTAAAAGCTGCCTTGCAAGAAGCAGCAAAGAAGAGAGAGATGAGATATTCAGACCTGAAGAAGATCGACCGTGGTGTGCGTCGACATTTCCACGATGACATTACTGTGATTGTTGTGTTTCTTGACTCAAATTTCGTAAGCAGGGCTAGCTCAGTCAAGTGCTCGAATATATCTGTTAGAGGGGCTGGGGTCAGTCTGCCTCCCAACACACTGGCTCCTTGTACCACACCACCAACGGAAGCTGGCAGTATGTGA
- the LOC118058845 gene encoding probable protein phosphatase 2C 60 isoform X2, with product MLSGLMNFLRACFRPRPDRYIHTNSDTGGRQDGLLWYKDHGQHVNGEFSMAVVQANNLLEDQSQLESGSLSLNDSGPYGTFVGVYDGHGGPETSRYVNDHLFQHLKRFTLEQQSMSVEVIRKAFQATEEGFLSLVTKQWPMKPQIAAVGSCCLAGVICNGTLYIASLGDSRAVLGRVVKATGEVLSIQLSAEHNACIESVRQELQALHPDDPHIVVLKHNVWRVKGLIQVSRSIGDVYLKKAEFNREPLYAKFRLREPFKKPILSSEPSISVHQLQPHDQFIIFASDGLWEHLSNQEAVDIVQNHPRNLQIHL from the exons ATGTTATCTGGGTTGATGAACTTTTTGAGGGCCTGCTTCCGGCCGAGGCCTGATCGATATATTCACACAAATTCAGATACTGGTGGTCGCCAAGACGGGCTATTGTGGTATAAAGATCACGGGCAGCACGTAAATGGTGAATTTTCTATGGCAGTGGTGCAGGCCAACAATTTACTTGAGGATCAGAGTCAGCTTGAGTCAGGAAGCTTGAGCCTAAACGACTCTGGCCCGTATGGTACTTTTGTTGGTGTTTACGATGGACATGGAGGGCCTGAGACATCTCGCTATGTCAATGATCACCTCTTCCAGCATCTCAAGA GGTTTACTTTGGAGCAACAATCGATGTCAGTGGAAGTGATAAGGAAGGCATTTCAAGCAACAGAAGAGGGTTTTCTCTCTCTCGTCACCAAACAGTGGCCTATGAAACCACAAATTGCAGCAGTTGGTTCCTGCTGCCTGGCCGGTGTTATCTGTAACGGAACCCTTTACATTGCCAGCCTTGGTGATTCACGTGCTGTTCTGGGTAGAGTCGTGAAGGCAACGGGGGAAGTTCTGTCTATTCAGCTATCTGCTGAGCACAATGCTTGCATAGAGTCTGTGAGACAGGAGCTGCAGGCTTTGCATCCTGATGACCCACATATTGTAgtattaaaacacaatgtatggCGTGTAAAAGGTCTTATACAA GTTTCCAGATCTATTGGTGATGTATATTTGAAGAAGGCCGAATTCAACAGGGAACCTTTATATGCTAAGTTCCGACTCCGAGAACCTTTCAAAAAGCCAATATTGAGCTCAGAACCGTCAATTTCAGTGCACCAGCTGCAGCCTCATgatcaatttattatatttgccTCTGATGGCCTTTGGGAGCACCTAAGCAATCAAGAAGCAGTTGATATAGTTCAAAATCATCCACGCAAT TTGCAAATTCATCTGTAG